A window of the Egibacter rhizosphaerae genome harbors these coding sequences:
- a CDS encoding ABC transporter ATP-binding protein — translation MADAHLQLVNLRKTFGEDVAVDHVDMAIERGSFTCLLGPSGCGKTTTLRMIAGFVDPDDGDVLIGGVSQIGRSAHRRPTSIVFQDYALFPHMTVEDNVAYGLRTAKIDKETVERRTRETLELMGLEGLAKRYPRQLSGGQQQRTALARSVVTEPEVLLMDEPLSNLDAKLRARLRTDLRALQQRLGITTLYVTHDQEEALAMGDAVAVMFDGRIEQSGTPHELYYEPETPFVADFIGMNNFIPCEMRKFAEGQIVVELADHQRLEFDGARISGGDVSEGEETALVIRPEALSVDVDGSATAGAEIQGSLIGSQFLGPLRRHWVKVAGTEVVIDEYDPDLEPIAEPDDPVRVRLPTNSITIMKGGAEKATRGDPALRT, via the coding sequence ATGGCCGACGCACACTTGCAGCTGGTGAACCTCCGGAAGACGTTCGGGGAGGATGTGGCCGTCGACCACGTCGACATGGCGATCGAGCGTGGCAGTTTCACGTGCCTACTCGGCCCGAGTGGGTGCGGGAAGACCACGACCCTGCGGATGATCGCCGGATTCGTCGATCCCGACGACGGGGACGTCCTCATCGGCGGGGTCTCACAGATCGGACGATCGGCGCACCGGCGGCCAACGTCCATCGTGTTCCAGGACTATGCCCTCTTCCCGCACATGACCGTCGAGGACAACGTGGCGTACGGCCTGCGTACCGCGAAGATCGACAAGGAGACGGTCGAGCGGCGCACCCGGGAGACCCTGGAGCTCATGGGGCTGGAGGGCCTGGCCAAGCGCTATCCGCGGCAGCTGTCCGGGGGACAGCAGCAGCGCACGGCCCTCGCACGATCGGTCGTGACCGAGCCCGAGGTGTTGCTCATGGACGAGCCCCTCTCCAACCTCGACGCGAAGCTCAGAGCGCGGCTGCGGACCGATCTCCGCGCGTTGCAGCAGCGGCTCGGCATCACCACGCTCTATGTCACTCACGACCAAGAAGAGGCCTTGGCAATGGGTGACGCCGTCGCGGTGATGTTCGACGGACGAATCGAGCAGTCCGGCACGCCCCACGAGCTCTACTACGAGCCCGAGACCCCTTTCGTTGCGGACTTCATCGGGATGAACAATTTCATCCCTTGCGAGATGCGCAAGTTCGCCGAGGGACAGATCGTCGTCGAGCTAGCGGACCATCAGCGACTCGAGTTCGACGGCGCGCGCATCTCGGGCGGCGACGTGAGCGAAGGGGAGGAAACCGCCCTCGTGATCCGACCGGAGGCGCTCTCCGTCGATGTCGACGGCTCCGCGACTGCGGGAGCCGAGATCCAGGGATCGCTCATCGGGAGCCAGTTCCTCGGGCCTCTCCGGCGCCATTGGGTCAAGGTGGCCGGAACGGAAGTAGTCATCGACGAGTACGACCCGGACCTGGAGCCCATCGCCGAGCCGGATGATCCCGTTCGGGTCCGACTCCCCACCAACTCCATCACCATCATGAAGGGTGGAGCCGAGAAGGCCACGAGGGGCGATCCCGCCCTGCGAACCTAG
- a CDS encoding serine/threonine-protein kinase, producing MGADRGILDRADRYPEDAPASLPSEPSRVTVLADRYELAELLGSGGMARVHAAYDRRLDRRVAVKLVHDELLDADPNSRQRLLREARSAARLDHPNTVAVHDVGEDDGRPFVVMELVEGATLADRLRARGRIPADEAVAIGRAVLDALEAAHARGLVHRDVKPSNVLLPTRGGVKLADFGIAKALDTATGGVTGTGQVVGSPRYLAPEQAAGREPSAASDLYSLGVVLYECLAGHPPFERSNPVAVALAHQQDPLPPLRDHAPHVAPALVTTVERALAKDPADRFVDAAEMRAHLRADGETVAASEPTPTPGETAALRPEDAPPSGPAGSRRWQLAALLTGGVLAVIALASLLLGEDAPDDPLGPTDEAAPGAEPEGPEVDPGTSEPDQGADAEEADEGEADARDLDELIGDLARDPGAAGERGEDLLQELMNVREEDEGAERAEEARDAIEEVADWIADDELEAEVGREAVEALEPVGRPDAPELAEVSALFAEVAIDRRAWGEKGEDLLSDLEDLLEAEEAEDRADDAGELINDLEEWIADAEIDDERGRRAQQVLEPVADAAT from the coding sequence GTGGGCGCTGACCGGGGAATCCTCGATCGGGCCGATCGCTACCCTGAGGACGCCCCGGCCAGCCTGCCCTCGGAGCCCTCGCGCGTGACCGTCCTGGCGGACCGCTACGAACTCGCCGAGCTGCTGGGCTCGGGTGGGATGGCGCGCGTGCACGCCGCCTACGACCGCCGTCTCGATCGCCGTGTCGCGGTCAAGCTCGTGCACGACGAGTTGCTCGACGCGGATCCGAACAGCCGGCAGCGCCTGTTGCGCGAGGCCCGGTCGGCGGCGCGACTCGACCATCCCAACACCGTCGCGGTGCACGACGTGGGCGAGGACGACGGGCGTCCCTTCGTCGTCATGGAGCTGGTCGAGGGCGCCACCCTCGCGGACCGGCTCCGGGCGCGTGGCCGGATCCCCGCCGACGAGGCGGTCGCGATCGGGCGGGCGGTTCTCGACGCGCTGGAGGCCGCGCACGCCCGCGGGTTGGTGCACCGCGACGTGAAGCCCTCCAACGTGCTGCTGCCCACGCGGGGCGGCGTGAAGTTGGCCGACTTCGGCATCGCGAAGGCCCTCGACACCGCCACCGGCGGGGTGACCGGCACTGGCCAGGTGGTCGGCAGCCCTCGCTACCTCGCGCCCGAGCAGGCCGCGGGGCGCGAGCCATCGGCGGCCAGCGACCTCTACTCGCTGGGGGTGGTGCTCTACGAGTGCCTGGCCGGCCACCCGCCCTTCGAGCGGTCGAACCCGGTGGCGGTGGCGCTCGCCCACCAGCAGGACCCGCTGCCACCACTGCGTGACCATGCACCGCACGTCGCCCCGGCGCTCGTGACGACGGTGGAGCGCGCGCTGGCCAAGGACCCGGCCGACCGCTTCGTGGATGCCGCCGAGATGCGCGCCCACCTTCGAGCCGACGGCGAGACCGTCGCGGCCAGCGAGCCCACGCCGACGCCGGGGGAAACCGCGGCGCTGCGACCCGAGGATGCGCCTCCGTCCGGTCCTGCGGGATCGCGTCGCTGGCAGCTGGCCGCGTTGCTCACCGGGGGTGTGCTGGCCGTCATCGCGCTCGCGAGCCTGCTGCTGGGCGAGGATGCGCCCGACGACCCCCTCGGACCCACGGACGAGGCGGCACCCGGCGCCGAGCCCGAGGGGCCGGAGGTCGACCCCGGCACCTCCGAGCCTGACCAGGGTGCTGACGCCGAAGAGGCCGATGAGGGAGAGGCGGACGCCCGGGACCTCGATGAGCTGATCGGCGACCTCGCGCGCGATCCGGGGGCGGCGGGCGAGCGCGGTGAGGACCTCCTCCAAGAACTGATGAACGTCCGCGAGGAGGACGAGGGGGCCGAACGCGCCGAGGAGGCCCGCGACGCCATCGAGGAGGTCGCGGACTGGATCGCCGACGACGAGCTCGAGGCGGAGGTCGGTCGCGAGGCCGTCGAGGCGCTCGAGCCGGTCGGCCGTCCCGATGCCCCGGAGCTCGCTGAGGTCAGCGCGCTCTTCGCCGAGGTCGCGATCGATCGACGCGCCTGGGGCGAGAAGGGCGAGGACTTGTTGAGCGATCTCGAGGACCTGCTCGAGGCGGAGGAGGCCGAGGACCGCGCCGATGACGCCGGGGAGCTGATCAACGACCTCGAGGAGTGGATCGCCGACGCCGAGATCGACGACGAGCGCGGGCGCCGAGCCCAGCAGGTCCTCGAGCCGGTGGCCGATGCAGCGACCTGA
- a CDS encoding inositol monophosphatase family protein, whose protein sequence is MTLLGRTRTAVSIARSAADAIRRADTPRLPRLKRNVADLQTATDRAVEELIRRQLSTAFPGEAIIGEETVGPSEHDWTTPAWLVDPIDGTTNYFRGLPAYAVNLAFWDGTRVALGVIADVPRRRIYAAERGRGAWRGRRRLRVASTSSLERACLSTGFPPDMSDPERNNLEPFVRVVPLVRSMRRLGCAGLDMAAVATGTTDGYWELSAGPWDWAAGAVLVEEAGGRVTARDGTPWHPADGEAVATNARIHEELLTCLRARATAG, encoded by the coding sequence ATGACGCTGCTCGGTCGAACCCGCACCGCCGTCTCCATCGCGCGCAGCGCCGCCGACGCGATCCGTCGGGCGGACACCCCCCGCCTGCCCCGGTTGAAGCGGAACGTTGCTGACCTGCAGACCGCGACCGACCGCGCCGTTGAGGAACTCATCCGTCGACAGCTCAGCACCGCCTTTCCGGGCGAGGCCATCATCGGCGAGGAAACCGTCGGTCCCAGCGAGCACGACTGGACCACGCCCGCCTGGCTGGTCGATCCCATCGACGGCACCACCAACTACTTCCGCGGACTGCCCGCCTACGCCGTCAACCTCGCGTTCTGGGACGGCACCCGGGTGGCCCTCGGGGTCATCGCGGACGTGCCCCGACGCCGGATCTATGCCGCGGAGCGGGGCCGGGGGGCATGGCGCGGTCGCCGGCGTCTCCGCGTTGCGTCCACGTCCAGCTTGGAGCGCGCCTGCTTGAGTACCGGTTTCCCCCCGGACATGTCGGACCCGGAGCGCAACAACCTCGAGCCGTTCGTCCGTGTGGTGCCGTTGGTCCGAAGTATGCGACGACTCGGCTGCGCGGGCTTGGACATGGCTGCCGTTGCGACCGGAACGACAGACGGCTACTGGGAGCTGAGCGCCGGCCCGTGGGATTGGGCCGCCGGGGCCGTGCTCGTTGAGGAGGCCGGCGGTCGAGTCACCGCTCGTGACGGAACGCCGTGGCATCCCGCCGACGGCGAGGCTGTCGCCACGAACGCACGGATCCACGAGGAGCTCCTCACCTGCCTGAGGGCTCGTGCGACGGCTGGTTGA
- a CDS encoding HAD-IIB family hydrolase has translation MPERSATVDADKGRLQHDLAAVVIDIDGTLVDTSTEVSVDDRAAAGELLASDRALHLATGRNETSAARIAAQLPTTPPAILYNGARLVDLSTGEVHWEARLPADEHEALIRLLSSGDLPAEPVVYSDDGVLVRRRESPVRELLERDGTPAELIPDLSATSGRPAIKWLLITDPSEVSTLEARLSEAVPRLTTTRSEPGYVEVLPPDVDKGAALLRLCELQGYEPAHVAVAGDNPNDGPMLEHAGLPLAVQSADERLRDLALAVLPDPPNGSLRTIVTWILDDERGASGGRGGRASAHEQGAS, from the coding sequence ATGCCGGAGCGTTCCGCGACCGTGGACGCGGATAAGGGTCGCCTCCAGCACGACCTGGCCGCCGTTGTCATCGACATCGACGGCACGCTGGTCGACACCTCGACCGAGGTCTCGGTGGACGACCGCGCAGCCGCCGGAGAGCTCCTGGCGAGTGACCGGGCACTCCACCTCGCCACCGGTCGCAACGAGACGTCCGCCGCCCGGATCGCCGCGCAACTGCCGACCACCCCACCCGCGATCCTCTACAACGGCGCCCGGCTGGTCGATCTGTCCACCGGTGAGGTTCACTGGGAAGCTCGCCTCCCTGCGGACGAGCACGAGGCCCTCATCAGGCTCCTCTCGAGCGGCGATCTCCCCGCCGAGCCGGTCGTGTACAGCGACGACGGTGTGCTCGTCCGACGGCGCGAGAGCCCGGTTCGGGAACTGCTGGAACGCGACGGCACGCCCGCGGAGCTGATCCCCGACCTGAGCGCCACGAGTGGGCGCCCGGCCATCAAGTGGCTGCTGATCACGGACCCCTCCGAGGTGTCCACCCTCGAGGCGCGCCTCAGCGAGGCAGTGCCACGATTGACCACCACGCGCTCCGAACCTGGCTATGTGGAAGTGCTCCCCCCTGATGTCGACAAGGGAGCGGCCCTGCTGCGCCTTTGCGAGCTGCAGGGATACGAGCCCGCGCACGTGGCCGTTGCCGGTGACAACCCCAACGATGGCCCCATGCTCGAGCACGCCGGACTGCCACTCGCGGTCCAGAGCGCAGACGAGCGTCTTCGAGACCTCGCCTTGGCCGTCTTACCCGATCCGCCGAACGGGTCACTCCGAACGATCGTCACGTGGATTCTCGACGACGAGCGGGGCGCGTCCGGGGGGCGCGGAGGTCGAGCGAGCGCGCACGAGCAGGGGGCTTCATGA
- a CDS encoding Gfo/Idh/MocA family oxidoreductase — MVLGTGRMAGQRALTGGSHPDVSDLLIAGRDVDRAQQVANRSGGRAVHIEDAFSNAPDVAIVATATAAHPELIRQAISHGVPILCEKPISESLPESRELVSAAEQTGIPVHVGFQRRFDPGMRAVRRAVTEGTLGRLYHLRIAAHDAEPGDEHYIASSGSMFRDMHVHDFDLVRWLTGEEVVEVDAVGTVRGHERYARHGDVDVTALRLTTDSGLPVLVTGSRHNPAGYEVRLEALGSGASLGAGNATAVAPKPLDPGAEHHSHPRFEGFLDRFATAFELETHAFLDALARGDAPPTPAEASLAALQVAVAAERSWQDGTRALVADREA; from the coding sequence TCGAATGGCAGGGCAACGGGCGCTGACAGGGGGCTCCCACCCCGACGTGAGCGACCTGCTGATCGCCGGCCGGGACGTCGACAGAGCTCAGCAGGTCGCCAACCGAAGCGGGGGGCGCGCCGTCCATATTGAGGATGCGTTCTCGAATGCGCCCGACGTCGCGATCGTCGCCACCGCCACCGCAGCACATCCGGAGTTGATACGGCAAGCCATCTCCCACGGGGTGCCGATCCTGTGCGAGAAGCCCATCTCGGAGTCCCTACCAGAGAGTCGTGAACTCGTATCCGCGGCCGAGCAGACCGGCATCCCGGTACACGTCGGCTTCCAACGGCGCTTCGATCCCGGTATGCGAGCGGTCCGACGCGCCGTCACCGAGGGCACCCTCGGTCGCCTCTATCACTTGCGAATCGCGGCCCACGATGCGGAACCGGGCGACGAGCACTACATCGCCAGCAGCGGCAGCATGTTTCGCGATATGCACGTGCACGACTTCGACCTCGTGCGATGGCTCACCGGCGAGGAAGTCGTCGAAGTCGACGCGGTGGGCACCGTGCGGGGACACGAGCGGTACGCCCGGCACGGGGACGTGGACGTTACCGCGCTCCGCCTCACCACCGATTCGGGATTGCCGGTGCTGGTTACCGGGTCGCGTCACAACCCGGCCGGCTACGAGGTGCGGCTCGAAGCGCTCGGGTCCGGCGCGTCGCTGGGTGCGGGCAACGCCACCGCGGTCGCCCCCAAACCCCTCGATCCGGGAGCCGAACACCACTCGCATCCGCGCTTCGAGGGGTTCTTGGACCGCTTCGCCACCGCGTTCGAGCTCGAGACGCACGCGTTCCTCGACGCCCTCGCGCGAGGAGACGCGCCGCCCACACCGGCCGAAGCTTCGCTGGCCGCCCTGCAGGTGGCGGTCGCGGCGGAGCGATCCTGGCAAGACGGGACTCGAGCGCTCGTCGCCGACAGGGAGGCGTGA
- a CDS encoding ABC transporter permease — protein sequence MATQTAPRRSATSGLLRQVQQDPSSYVVAAVMAIVLLIFVLWPTVALLFEPRGGDWLDYLTSERLRGITRNTAVMVVLSTVTATVTGFLFAFALTRDDIPGKRFFRFISLLPLVSPPFALGLALLLLFGRRGLLTYELLGLEVDAYGLSGIWIVQTFSLYPVAVLSLASVLRNQSPALEWAARDLGRSWFGVIRTVTLPLAMPGLLSAALLVAMFVLADFGNPLLVGGDYRVLAVEAFMQVTGRFDLGVAAVLSAVLLLPALLFFLIQRRILSHRSYVTVTGKESSLSPIPTPPAVRWGLAVFMGVVTAFLLITYASIFAGAITTTWGIDWSLTADHLDYVLFRTGDLQNSAVYAAIAAFVCAFFAAAAGFFLHRRWVPGRGALDALCVLPAALPGTMLGIAYVITFNTEPLVLTGTAFIIIMSMIIRNLPVGYRSGVSALHQIGSSIDESAADLGASGLRTFRTIMLPLMKGAFTAAFVYAFVKSINTLSAVIFLTSPGNQLASVSIMGLAEHGYWGEAAAMSSALMLITFAALAVFRVATRGRVRLFEL from the coding sequence ATGGCCACGCAGACCGCTCCGCGGAGATCCGCCACCTCGGGCTTGTTGCGACAGGTCCAGCAGGACCCTTCGTCCTACGTGGTCGCGGCGGTCATGGCGATCGTCCTGTTGATCTTCGTCCTGTGGCCGACGGTGGCCCTGCTGTTCGAGCCTCGCGGTGGGGATTGGCTGGACTACCTCACGAGCGAGCGCCTTCGGGGCATCACTCGCAACACGGCGGTAATGGTCGTGCTCTCCACCGTCACCGCGACGGTTACCGGTTTCCTCTTCGCGTTCGCACTCACCCGCGACGACATACCCGGGAAGCGGTTCTTTCGGTTCATCTCGCTACTGCCGCTGGTATCGCCCCCCTTCGCGCTGGGCCTGGCCTTGCTGTTGCTGTTCGGTCGCCGTGGCCTGCTCACCTACGAATTGCTCGGGCTCGAGGTCGACGCGTACGGCCTCAGCGGCATCTGGATCGTGCAGACGTTCTCCCTGTACCCGGTCGCCGTCCTCTCGCTCGCGTCGGTGTTGCGCAACCAGAGCCCGGCGCTGGAGTGGGCGGCGCGGGATCTGGGCCGCAGCTGGTTCGGCGTCATCCGCACGGTCACGCTGCCGCTGGCGATGCCCGGGTTACTCAGCGCCGCGCTCCTCGTCGCGATGTTCGTGCTGGCGGACTTCGGCAACCCACTGCTCGTCGGTGGTGACTACCGTGTGCTGGCCGTTGAGGCCTTCATGCAGGTCACCGGGAGATTCGACCTCGGTGTCGCGGCCGTGCTCTCCGCGGTGCTCCTGCTGCCGGCGCTGCTCTTCTTCCTGATCCAGCGCCGCATCCTGAGTCACCGCTCCTACGTCACGGTCACGGGCAAGGAGAGCTCGCTGTCGCCGATCCCCACGCCCCCCGCCGTGCGCTGGGGGCTCGCCGTGTTCATGGGCGTGGTGACCGCCTTCCTGCTGATCACCTACGCGAGCATCTTCGCGGGCGCCATCACCACCACGTGGGGCATCGACTGGTCACTGACGGCCGACCACCTCGACTACGTGCTGTTCCGCACCGGCGATCTGCAGAACAGCGCCGTGTACGCCGCGATTGCCGCGTTCGTCTGCGCGTTCTTCGCCGCGGCGGCCGGCTTCTTCCTCCACCGACGATGGGTACCTGGTCGCGGGGCCCTCGATGCCCTTTGCGTACTGCCCGCCGCGCTCCCCGGAACAATGCTGGGGATCGCCTACGTGATCACGTTCAACACTGAGCCCCTCGTGCTCACCGGGACCGCCTTCATCATCATCATGTCGATGATCATCAGGAACCTTCCCGTCGGTTATCGCAGCGGGGTGTCCGCCTTGCATCAGATCGGCTCCTCGATCGACGAGAGCGCGGCCGACCTCGGGGCCAGCGGCTTACGCACGTTCCGAACGATCATGCTCCCGCTCATGAAAGGCGCGTTCACGGCCGCGTTCGTCTACGCGTTCGTGAAGTCGATCAACACCCTCAGCGCCGTGATCTTTCTGACCAGTCCCGGCAACCAGCTGGCTTCGGTGTCCATCATGGGCCTGGCGGAGCACGGTTACTGGGGCGAGGCCGCCGCCATGTCCTCGGCGCTGATGCTCATCACCTTTGCGGCGCTCGCCGTCTTCCGCGTGGCGACCCGCGGTCGCGTCCGCCTCTTCGAACTGTGA
- a CDS encoding ABC transporter substrate-binding protein, translated as MSRRLVILASLLVVALFAAACETEETADPGADPVDDPDGDEEAVDDDVEEVEEEELTDVPDDAELVIYGALHEEEIDRIASAFEDATGVPTETIRASAGEMTARIEAEGDNPDGDVFLGGPSETHEPLVPDFLRAYESPVAVEDYDEDHYHSEHYWHGFYIGALGVAINTERWEDEFGDDPYPETWDDLLDEQYEGALAIAEPASSGTSYNMLVTQVFRLGEDEAFDWYEEFDRTVGQYTSSGAAPARMAGAGEFTLAVTFGHDILTPIQAGFPLELVYPEDTGFEIGAVSIIDDGPNPEAAEVFVDWMLGPEANQLHTDLSLRVPLRDDVELPGAADPVDELDLVDGFDAEWAGEQRDHLLDEWEERVGG; from the coding sequence ATGAGCCGACGTTTGGTGATTCTCGCGTCCCTGCTGGTGGTCGCGTTGTTCGCTGCCGCCTGCGAGACGGAAGAGACCGCCGACCCGGGCGCTGATCCGGTGGACGATCCCGACGGGGACGAGGAGGCGGTGGACGACGATGTCGAGGAAGTCGAGGAGGAGGAACTCACTGACGTCCCTGACGACGCCGAACTCGTGATCTATGGCGCGCTCCACGAGGAGGAGATCGACCGGATCGCCTCCGCATTCGAGGATGCGACGGGGGTCCCAACGGAGACGATCCGAGCCAGTGCCGGCGAGATGACCGCACGCATCGAGGCGGAGGGGGACAACCCTGACGGCGACGTGTTCCTCGGTGGCCCGAGCGAGACCCACGAGCCGCTCGTCCCCGACTTCCTTCGGGCCTACGAGTCTCCGGTCGCGGTCGAGGACTATGACGAGGACCATTACCACTCAGAGCACTACTGGCACGGCTTCTACATCGGCGCGCTCGGTGTCGCGATCAACACGGAGCGCTGGGAGGACGAGTTCGGGGACGATCCCTATCCCGAGACGTGGGACGACCTTCTCGACGAGCAGTACGAGGGAGCCCTCGCCATCGCCGAACCCGCGTCGTCCGGCACGTCGTACAACATGCTCGTCACACAGGTATTCCGACTGGGTGAGGACGAGGCGTTCGACTGGTACGAGGAGTTCGACCGGACGGTGGGCCAGTACACGTCGAGCGGTGCGGCCCCAGCTCGCATGGCGGGCGCCGGCGAGTTCACGCTCGCGGTCACCTTCGGCCACGACATCCTGACGCCTATCCAGGCCGGCTTCCCACTGGAGCTGGTGTACCCGGAGGATACCGGCTTCGAGATCGGAGCCGTGTCGATCATCGACGACGGCCCGAACCCGGAGGCCGCCGAGGTGTTCGTCGACTGGATGCTTGGCCCGGAGGCCAACCAGTTGCACACCGATCTGAGCCTGCGGGTGCCGCTCCGGGATGATGTTGAGCTCCCGGGAGCCGCGGATCCCGTCGACGAGCTCGACCTCGTCGACGGCTTCGACGCGGAATGGGCCGGCGAACAACGCGACCATCTCCTCGACGAGTGGGAGGAGCGGGTCGGTGGTTGA